DNA sequence from the Micromonas commoda chromosome 7, complete sequence genome:
CCTGGGCcagccggcgcggcgcggagccgACGAGGGAACGTCGTCCAAATCATCCCTaaaggcgggcggcgcgctcacgCCGTTCCCGAAGGACTACGCGCAGATGGTGAGCCAGTGCCAGAAGGCCCTGCAACatggcctcgacgacggcttgGGGCTCATGGAGATCCAGTTCCCGCCAGGCGGCTTGGAGACGGCGCCTGGGGACGTTGAGGGAAACATGGAGTCCAACCTGACGGTGCAGCACCTCCGCGGGATATGCGCGCAGTTCGAGCGCAACAAGACGGCGAAGACCACGCGCGTGTTCTTCCCCGATCCCATCGAGGCCAAGCTCGCGAGAACCGGCACAAACGCGAGCCcagacggcgtccgcgctcccTCAAActccgagacgcgcgcgtggttCGCGCCGAACAACTGGCCGGGCCCGGTGGACTTTCTCGAGTCCCCCTCGTTCCTGTCCGTGTCCGGCCTGGACAAGGTGCTGAACAAACGGGTGAGCACGTGGAACAAAGCCAAGGCAAATGACACGGCTTTCGTCGTCGCGTACCCGGTGTCCAATGTCAGCGAGCTCACGTGCACGCGTGAGCTGTACGAGGGCGAGTTGGGGCGCGGCACTGGGGCGAGGCCGATCGTCGTGTGCAACGGCGAGCTGGAACGGACCAGGACAAACTACTACCCGCCGTTCTGGAACGCCGGCGAGATGGCGCCGCTGCGCGAGTTCGTCAAGGTGTTTGAGCAGATTTACTTCATCCACAACTTCAAGGGGAGCAACCCGGCGGTGCTGTTCAGGTGCTACCCCGGGCCGTGGCAGgtgatgcggcggcggcgggacgacAGCTTGGAGGTGGTGTGGACCGGGGAGGAGTACCCCGGCGTGCAGAAGGTGGCTCTCGAGATCCTGCCGAAACACCCGTAGACCCTTAGCCGTCGGGTGTGACATCCTCTCATTTTCCGATGAAAAGCGTTTAGTTTTCCGATGAAGCGTCGTTTTGTCTTCTCGGACGCTTTTGGTTGGGCTCCCggccgaccccgacgcgcgccacaCGCGAAGCgcaccgcgcccgaggaACCGTCCGGCCGTATCGCGCATCGCGTTCACGTCGGGTCCCCcggaccgccgcccgcgcgcgcccgcgcgcgcccgcatCCCGCGCCatgcgacgcgacgaccgcgacgatgatGCCGAGGAAACGCTCGTGACCGTCAGGGTGGACCCGCAGCCCGCGGGCGAGCCCAGGACG
Encoded proteins:
- a CDS encoding predicted protein; the encoded protein is MSALVASASSVARHVAPARRGPDPSRARGSPSSTPPRDPASRCVVARPSASRRGDAQVARFWKGLGQPARRGADEGTSSKSSLKAGGALTPFPKDYAQMVSQCQKALQHGLDDGLGLMEIQFPPGGLETAPGDVEGNMESNLTVQHLRGICAQFERNKTAKTTRVFFPDPIEAKLARTGTNASPDGVRAPSNSETRAWFAPNNWPGPVDFLESPSFLSVSGLDKVLNKRVSTWNKAKANDTAFVVAYPVSNVSELTCTRELYEGELGRGTGARPIVVCNGELERTRTNYYPPFWNAGEMAPLREFVKVFEQIYFIHNFKGSNPAVLFRCYPGPWQVMRRRRDDSLEVVWTGEEYPGVQKVALEILPKHP